One Thauera sp. K11 DNA window includes the following coding sequences:
- a CDS encoding helix-turn-helix domain-containing protein has translation MDSHDPRILFGRHLASLRRQRGWSQESLALESGLARSYLGGVERGQRNIALVNICRLAQALGLPPSELLNFTIPE, from the coding sequence TTGGACTCCCACGACCCCAGAATTCTCTTCGGCCGGCATTTGGCCAGCCTGCGCAGGCAGCGTGGCTGGTCACAGGAGTCTCTCGCGCTGGAGAGCGGGCTGGCTCGGAGCTACCTCGGCGGAGTCGAGCGCGGCCAACGCAACATCGCTCTGGTGAACATCTGCAGGCTGGCTCAAGCTCTTGGGCTGCCGCCCTCAGAGTTGCTGAACTTCACCATTCCCGAATAG
- a CDS encoding BREX protein BrxB domain-containing protein has translation MSDWKQRLTRDLEPVLREMDPRARISAYHNMPYAIFHYPPEEEIPLRAELAMLTTRLEQIGKRVTTISLAECLADALAAEGLTTARIANAEKRTGTEKMTDTIHKVISERRPLDDLVAARMPQEADPLRDVVFIVRAGSLFPFYRTSSLLEQLKGKLDVPAVLFYPGELDGVAGLKFMGVLDADHNYRPKIF, from the coding sequence ATGAGCGACTGGAAGCAACGCCTCACGAGGGACCTCGAACCGGTGCTACGCGAAATGGATCCGAGGGCGCGCATCAGTGCGTACCACAACATGCCCTACGCCATCTTCCATTACCCCCCGGAAGAGGAAATCCCGCTGCGAGCCGAGTTGGCCATGCTCACCACGCGCTTGGAACAAATCGGCAAGCGTGTCACGACGATATCGTTGGCTGAATGCTTGGCGGATGCCCTCGCAGCCGAGGGGCTGACAACGGCGCGCATCGCAAATGCCGAAAAGCGTACCGGCACCGAGAAAATGACGGACACCATCCATAAGGTGATCAGCGAGCGTCGGCCCCTGGACGATCTGGTTGCGGCCCGGATGCCACAGGAGGCGGACCCCCTCCGTGACGTCGTGTTCATCGTGCGTGCCGGCTCGCTATTTCCGTTTTACCGAACGTCCTCCTTGCTCGAACAGCTCAAGGGGAAGCTAGACGTGCCTGCAGTGCTTTTCTACCCGGGTGAGCTCGACGGGGTGGCTGGCCTGAAGTTCATGGGCGTGCTGGACGCGGACCATAACTACCGACCGAAGATCTTCTAG
- a CDS encoding BrxA family protein has translation MGGSRASVVSSFTIIKGSLIDETYTVFRGWDFSQSPEKNLDFVRRTNSVGAKSASWLVDIYKVLHRRFDPEGRDRILVELAQRGCPLELWKPLLLWHMTRDEFLLRDFLVEWLYERFAQGVLRVRADDLWPYLRGLHEKGLVAEPWKESTLKRVSSELLRIAVDFGLMRGTVTREFASYRLPDESFLYLLHAMIDLQPNANQVVHSTDWRMFLMDAGDVERELFRLHQFRRVHYEVAGSLAQLKLPFNSVSDYAREMVA, from the coding sequence ATGGGTGGCAGCCGCGCGTCAGTCGTCTCCTCGTTCACGATTATCAAGGGCTCCTTGATTGACGAGACGTACACGGTTTTCCGGGGCTGGGACTTCTCTCAGTCACCAGAGAAGAATCTCGATTTCGTGCGGCGGACGAACTCGGTGGGCGCGAAGAGTGCGAGTTGGCTCGTCGACATCTACAAGGTTCTGCATCGACGTTTCGATCCAGAGGGCCGGGATCGGATTCTGGTTGAGCTCGCTCAGCGCGGGTGCCCACTTGAGCTCTGGAAGCCACTGCTCCTCTGGCACATGACACGCGATGAATTTCTTCTTCGTGACTTTCTCGTTGAATGGCTCTACGAACGCTTCGCTCAAGGTGTCCTGCGTGTTCGAGCTGACGATCTGTGGCCGTATCTCCGTGGTCTCCACGAAAAGGGTCTCGTAGCAGAGCCTTGGAAGGAAAGCACGTTGAAGAGGGTGTCGTCAGAGCTACTCCGCATCGCGGTCGATTTTGGCCTCATGCGCGGCACGGTGACGCGCGAGTTCGCCTCATACCGCCTTCCCGACGAGTCCTTTCTCTATCTACTTCACGCGATGATCGACTTGCAGCCAAATGCAAACCAGGTTGTGCACAGCACGGATTGGCGGATGTTCTTGATGGACGCGGGCGACGTCGAGCGTGAGCTGTTCCGTCTCCATCAGTTTCGCCGGGTTCACTACGAGGTCGCCGGTTCGCTTGCGCAGCTCAAGCTGCCATTCAACTCCGTCAGCGACTACGCACGGGAGATGGTTGCATGA
- the brxC gene encoding BREX system P-loop protein BrxC, with protein sequence MSNTQIKELFAGDIYRRIEEVIKVDQTDEAILHEELGEYVLTDAIRSHYKNILRSYWETPNKPHEGIAIWVSGFFGSGKSSFAKMLGLALQNRQVLGEAASEIFAGRSGDTELTVLLKQITEHIPTDAVIFDVSTDRGIKSGNQTLTEIMYRLFLKSLGYAEDLDLAELEITLEQKGELERFETTYREMFDQDWNANKDLIAFSLGEASAVMHQLFPNRYQTQDSWVQGVQDRADITAGRLAERCKDLMGRRRPQRNLVFVIDEVGQFVARDVQKMLDLQAAVQSLGRVGRGKIWIVVTSQEKLTELVGGLDDKRVELARLMDRFPLQVHLEPSDISEVTSKRVLAKNAAALDALRELYGRHSGRVAANTRLTADIQLPELTTERFQDLYPLLPYQIDLIIQVVSGLRTQGGATKHVGGANRTIIKLAQQLLIHEGVKLAEQPVGKLATIDQIYVLIASNIPSEIRGKIAAIQTEVPHPFAQPVAKAICLLQYVKSIHRTAENIASALHPAVDDDSVLPEVKEALRQLVDAHKVRVTDGQYRIPTPAEDDWEVTRASFQPKPGDVHRIHADAVTTFWEPRPSHNLQDARTFKGGLTFNGRSVLDEDIAFHVALAERGTELERQTGEARSRSQVERKAVFWVAGLDEHIDRETVEVFRSREILARKERAAKTKDETSLVADEKLRLRTHESELRRLLREALLGGSIFFQGNDRSPSDSATTVSQAASRVLGQVLPDVYERFGEGAARVTTKDLDTLMTNENLRGLTPVFAQLNLVRDEKGQTVFNTETGVLKEVMDRIENKTSYGETATGRYLADEFEKEPFGWNLDVVRLFVVALVRAGKVKATSKGTTIDSALSVEARNTFSSNNLFRACSFQKRVSGTDINDWLEAEAAYRDVFGKQLPELQASVIADAIRREVGEAEEKLHEVHSTLLSHGLPGATVLQEAIDQMRAIRGGNEDDAILSFNGAHKGLKEAVKRASELSAALTEPRLLDLRRARQALDTHWAFLDQEIDLPDELRPKAQVLADVMARETFYRDLAQIDQFATAIEAEYAARFQAAVVARTECYQQALETLHGNPAWTELNEEQQARVSSPIASRASATVPASATIPFLRSELSACPQHLKTALQQMMELIEGNCLVTINVGDFFAGRVETPEQLEAAIAALRQRIEKLLGEGKKVWIQ encoded by the coding sequence ATGAGCAACACGCAAATCAAGGAGCTCTTTGCCGGCGACATCTACCGTCGCATTGAGGAAGTCATCAAGGTCGACCAGACCGATGAAGCCATCCTGCATGAAGAACTCGGCGAGTATGTACTGACGGACGCTATCCGTAGCCACTACAAGAACATCCTTCGCAGCTATTGGGAGACGCCCAACAAGCCCCACGAGGGCATCGCCATCTGGGTCTCCGGTTTCTTCGGGTCAGGTAAGTCAAGCTTCGCAAAAATGCTTGGACTTGCACTCCAGAACCGCCAAGTGCTGGGTGAAGCAGCGTCCGAAATCTTCGCAGGTCGCTCCGGCGACACTGAGCTCACCGTGCTGTTGAAGCAGATCACGGAGCACATCCCCACCGATGCCGTCATTTTCGACGTATCGACCGACCGTGGCATCAAGAGTGGGAACCAGACGCTCACCGAAATCATGTACCGGCTCTTCCTCAAGAGCCTTGGCTACGCCGAAGATCTGGATCTTGCCGAGCTTGAGATCACGCTCGAGCAGAAGGGTGAGCTGGAGCGGTTCGAGACAACGTATCGGGAGATGTTCGACCAGGATTGGAACGCCAACAAGGACCTGATCGCCTTTTCGCTCGGTGAGGCGAGCGCAGTCATGCATCAGCTTTTTCCGAACCGTTACCAGACTCAGGATTCCTGGGTCCAGGGTGTTCAGGATCGCGCTGACATCACCGCGGGCCGGCTGGCAGAACGCTGCAAGGATCTCATGGGGCGGCGCCGTCCGCAGCGGAACCTGGTATTCGTTATCGATGAGGTCGGCCAGTTCGTCGCGCGTGACGTTCAGAAGATGCTCGATCTTCAGGCGGCTGTGCAGAGCTTGGGCCGGGTCGGTCGCGGCAAGATCTGGATCGTCGTTACCTCGCAGGAGAAGCTGACCGAGCTGGTGGGCGGCCTCGACGACAAACGGGTAGAACTCGCCCGCCTGATGGATCGGTTCCCACTACAGGTTCATCTCGAGCCTTCCGACATCTCCGAAGTCACGAGCAAACGCGTCCTTGCCAAGAACGCCGCGGCGCTCGACGCCTTGCGCGAGCTGTATGGCAGGCACAGCGGCCGTGTGGCGGCAAACACGCGTCTTACGGCGGACATTCAACTCCCGGAGCTCACTACCGAGCGTTTCCAAGACCTCTACCCGCTGCTTCCTTATCAGATCGACTTGATCATCCAGGTCGTCTCCGGACTGCGCACGCAAGGTGGAGCGACCAAGCACGTAGGTGGTGCGAATCGCACCATCATCAAGCTTGCGCAGCAGCTATTGATCCATGAGGGCGTGAAGCTCGCCGAGCAACCGGTCGGTAAGCTGGCGACAATCGACCAGATCTACGTTCTTATCGCAAGCAACATCCCCAGCGAGATCCGCGGGAAGATTGCCGCGATTCAGACCGAGGTCCCACATCCGTTTGCCCAGCCCGTGGCCAAGGCGATCTGCCTGCTCCAGTACGTCAAGAGCATCCACCGCACGGCCGAGAACATTGCCTCTGCGTTGCATCCTGCGGTCGATGACGACTCGGTGCTGCCCGAGGTCAAGGAGGCGCTGCGGCAGCTCGTCGACGCACACAAGGTGCGTGTCACCGATGGCCAGTACCGCATCCCGACCCCCGCTGAAGACGACTGGGAGGTAACGCGCGCAAGTTTTCAGCCCAAGCCCGGTGACGTTCACCGTATCCACGCAGACGCAGTGACAACGTTCTGGGAGCCTAGGCCGTCACATAACCTGCAGGATGCCCGCACCTTCAAGGGCGGGCTGACCTTCAATGGCAGGTCAGTCTTGGACGAGGACATCGCGTTTCACGTTGCGCTTGCCGAACGTGGGACCGAGCTTGAGCGGCAGACTGGCGAAGCACGCTCCCGCTCCCAAGTGGAGCGCAAGGCGGTGTTCTGGGTGGCTGGCCTCGATGAACACATCGATCGAGAGACAGTTGAGGTTTTCCGATCGCGTGAGATCCTCGCTCGAAAGGAGCGTGCGGCAAAGACAAAGGACGAGACGTCCCTCGTAGCAGACGAGAAGCTGCGTCTGCGAACACACGAGTCCGAGCTGCGCCGCCTGCTTCGCGAGGCCCTCCTTGGCGGCTCCATCTTCTTCCAAGGCAACGACCGTAGTCCGAGCGATTCAGCGACCACGGTGAGCCAGGCTGCGAGCCGGGTGCTCGGTCAAGTGCTGCCAGACGTCTATGAGCGCTTTGGCGAAGGCGCCGCACGGGTCACGACGAAGGATCTCGACACCCTGATGACGAATGAGAACCTCAGGGGGCTCACGCCAGTCTTCGCGCAGTTGAACCTGGTGCGCGACGAGAAGGGCCAGACCGTCTTCAACACAGAAACCGGCGTGCTGAAGGAGGTGATGGACCGGATCGAAAACAAGACGAGTTATGGCGAAACGGCGACGGGTCGCTACCTGGCTGACGAGTTCGAGAAGGAACCTTTTGGCTGGAACCTCGACGTGGTTCGCCTCTTCGTTGTTGCTCTCGTTCGCGCCGGCAAGGTCAAGGCGACAAGCAAGGGCACGACCATCGACTCTGCCCTCTCTGTCGAGGCGCGCAACACCTTTTCGAGCAACAACCTCTTCCGAGCATGTTCGTTCCAGAAGCGCGTCTCCGGCACCGACATCAACGACTGGCTCGAAGCTGAGGCTGCCTACCGAGACGTGTTCGGCAAGCAGCTACCGGAGCTCCAGGCGAGCGTAATCGCCGATGCAATCCGTAGGGAGGTTGGCGAGGCTGAGGAGAAGCTTCATGAAGTCCACTCCACGTTGCTGAGCCATGGGCTACCCGGCGCCACCGTGCTCCAGGAAGCCATTGACCAGATGCGCGCCATCCGTGGGGGAAATGAGGATGATGCCATCCTCAGTTTCAACGGGGCGCACAAGGGTCTGAAGGAGGCAGTGAAGCGCGCGAGCGAGCTTTCTGCCGCGCTGACTGAACCGCGACTCCTCGACCTCAGGCGTGCGCGCCAAGCGCTCGATACTCACTGGGCCTTCCTGGATCAGGAAATCGACCTGCCTGATGAGCTTCGGCCGAAGGCTCAGGTGCTAGCAGATGTGATGGCGCGGGAAACCTTCTACCGCGATCTCGCGCAAATCGATCAGTTCGCAACGGCCATTGAGGCCGAGTACGCGGCTCGCTTCCAGGCAGCGGTTGTCGCGCGCACTGAGTGCTATCAGCAGGCGCTGGAGACACTGCACGGCAACCCTGCTTGGACCGAGCTGAACGAAGAGCAGCAGGCACGCGTCTCCTCTCCGATCGCAAGCCGAGCATCGGCAACCGTGCCCGCGTCGGCGACTATCCCATTCCTCCGTTCTGAGCTGAGCGCATGCCCGCAGCACCTGAAAACTGCACTTCAGCAGATGATGGAGCTCATCGAAGGCAATTGCCTCGTCACCATCAACGTGGGGGACTTCTTCGCCGGGCGTGTCGAGACTCCGGAGCAACTCGAAGCGGCCATAGCCGCGCTTCGCCAGCGCATCGAGAAGTTGCTCGGCGAAGGCAAGAAGGTCTGGATTCAGTAG
- a CDS encoding Eco57I restriction-modification methylase domain-containing protein, giving the protein MEKETRQKLERLTQQARRLLEQEFREQLEGRYDILLDGRIPLAPGAHLSPRERVIWDKLVAAVAHKRSLGITSAGAVAAYLREAAFHTLNRFVALKMLEARKLVQECISRGEDSAGFKEYIALAPGLVALPDKGYRIYVETIFDEIAQEVRALFDRRDAATILWPRRQALHDLLAALNDPEIASVWIEDETIGWVYQYFNGEDERRQMRAESQAPRNSRELAVRNQFFTPRYVVQFLTDNSLGRTWCEMRGADTQLTHLDYLVKSEEGFEERALKDPRDLRVLDPACGSGHFLLYAFDLLSGDPTRSFFGIYEEAWRTEGAPKSEVTGRTLREDYESESALHRAVPELILRHNLHGIDIDPRAAQIAALALWMRAQRAYNDRKVPAQERPLIGRTNIVVAEPMPGDRSMVAEFAATLRPNVLGELFQRMVDEMHLAGELGSLLKIDRAIRSAVAKARQQFVQARRETQNSLPGFERPRSHQLEFDLSGISDESFFDSAEERIIEALQEYVTGAPTAVGVRRQLFADDAAQGIAFIDLCRKHFDVVLMNPPFGAASLAAKKEFESAYPRTKNDIYAAFVERGIELLHPNGYLGAITSRTGFFLSSFQKWREEILLKEAPPIVFADLGQGVLDSAMVEVAAYCLRKEATE; this is encoded by the coding sequence GTGGAGAAGGAGACACGACAGAAGCTGGAGCGCCTCACCCAGCAAGCACGACGGCTTCTCGAGCAGGAGTTTCGAGAGCAGTTGGAGGGGCGCTACGACATCCTGCTGGACGGGAGGATCCCGCTCGCCCCTGGGGCGCACCTGTCTCCTCGGGAGCGCGTGATCTGGGACAAGCTTGTGGCCGCCGTCGCTCACAAGCGCTCGCTGGGCATCACGTCTGCGGGTGCTGTCGCAGCTTACCTGCGCGAGGCAGCCTTCCATACGCTCAATCGCTTCGTCGCCTTGAAGATGCTCGAGGCGCGCAAACTTGTGCAGGAGTGCATCTCGCGGGGTGAAGACTCGGCCGGCTTCAAGGAGTACATCGCCCTCGCACCCGGGCTCGTGGCGCTGCCCGACAAGGGCTACCGGATTTACGTTGAAACGATTTTCGACGAGATCGCGCAGGAAGTGCGTGCGCTTTTCGATAGGCGTGACGCTGCGACTATTCTCTGGCCACGACGCCAGGCGCTGCACGATCTTCTGGCTGCCCTGAACGACCCCGAGATCGCTTCCGTATGGATTGAGGACGAAACCATCGGCTGGGTCTACCAGTACTTCAACGGGGAGGACGAGCGGCGCCAGATGCGTGCCGAGAGCCAGGCACCGCGCAATAGCCGTGAGCTGGCTGTACGCAATCAGTTCTTTACGCCACGGTACGTCGTCCAGTTTCTAACTGACAACTCGCTTGGTCGAACCTGGTGCGAGATGCGTGGCGCCGATACGCAACTCACCCACCTCGACTACCTGGTGAAATCCGAGGAGGGTTTCGAGGAACGCGCTTTGAAGGATCCACGCGACCTGCGCGTGCTTGATCCCGCCTGCGGCTCGGGTCACTTCCTTCTCTACGCGTTTGACTTGCTTTCCGGCGATCCGACGCGCAGCTTCTTCGGCATCTACGAGGAAGCGTGGCGCACTGAGGGCGCACCCAAGTCCGAGGTCACCGGCCGGACGCTCCGCGAAGACTACGAGTCCGAGTCAGCCTTGCACCGCGCAGTGCCCGAACTGATTCTCCGTCACAACCTCCACGGCATCGATATCGACCCGCGCGCTGCGCAGATCGCAGCCCTCGCACTGTGGATGCGCGCGCAGCGCGCATACAACGACCGCAAGGTGCCAGCCCAAGAGCGCCCGCTCATTGGGCGAACGAATATCGTCGTCGCCGAGCCGATGCCGGGCGATCGAAGCATGGTGGCCGAATTTGCAGCGACACTTCGACCGAATGTGCTCGGGGAGCTCTTCCAGCGGATGGTCGACGAGATGCACCTTGCGGGTGAGCTAGGTTCCTTGCTCAAGATTGACCGCGCCATCAGGAGCGCGGTCGCCAAAGCCCGTCAGCAATTCGTTCAGGCACGGCGAGAGACACAGAACAGTCTCCCTGGCTTCGAGCGCCCTCGCAGTCATCAACTGGAGTTCGATCTATCGGGCATCTCGGACGAGTCCTTCTTCGACTCCGCTGAGGAACGCATCATCGAGGCACTTCAGGAATACGTTACTGGGGCGCCAACTGCAGTGGGTGTCCGGCGGCAACTCTTCGCCGATGATGCCGCGCAGGGCATCGCGTTCATTGATTTGTGCCGCAAGCACTTCGATGTCGTGCTGATGAATCCACCTTTCGGTGCAGCTAGCCTGGCAGCGAAGAAGGAGTTCGAGTCGGCCTATCCGCGTACGAAGAACGACATTTACGCAGCCTTCGTGGAGCGCGGCATCGAACTGCTTCATCCCAATGGTTACCTCGGTGCCATCACCTCCCGAACCGGCTTCTTCCTCTCCAGCTTCCAAAAATGGCGGGAAGAGATTCTGCTGAAGGAGGCCCCACCCATCGTTTTTGCCGATCTCGGGCAAGGCGTCCTTGACAGCGCCATGGTTGAGGTCGCGGCCTACTGCCTGCGCAAGGAAGCAACTGAATGA
- a CDS encoding DUF2726 domain-containing protein has protein sequence MPIKQLRDHLHKREHEAFLSAFKTPSLLALASGDNYVKALGGEALCLLLEEEAEPPEHLLSGYEALLLDGALLVPCSVVLDLATRLQSKALKLLGERLRLLENRLSRAQPREPVRSARTENLKGPIIEVRRFVQSTFMEFTPRTAAETLGMRKSIFRSEQERAFLKALSLRFPALLALPNYPLDQVAELSSLRKPLGEKVWSYGKHCRIDALLVLPDEGSPVAAFELDSSYHDQPKIRLRDEMKDAIFRLLGMPFFRLRIQSPHSATSDEWYAILTDEVVPRLDLGQRLFCRATSFG, from the coding sequence TTGCCGATCAAGCAGTTACGCGATCACCTGCACAAGCGAGAGCATGAGGCCTTCCTGTCTGCCTTCAAGACTCCCAGCCTCCTTGCCCTTGCGAGCGGGGACAACTACGTCAAGGCGCTTGGGGGTGAGGCACTTTGCCTACTTCTTGAGGAGGAGGCCGAGCCACCAGAACATCTCTTGAGTGGCTATGAAGCACTTCTACTCGATGGGGCGCTACTCGTTCCCTGCAGTGTTGTTCTCGATTTGGCGACACGCCTGCAGTCCAAGGCCCTCAAGTTGCTTGGTGAACGCCTTCGCTTGCTCGAGAACCGTCTTTCTCGCGCACAACCCCGCGAGCCTGTTCGCAGCGCGCGAACCGAGAACCTGAAAGGCCCAATTATCGAAGTACGTCGCTTCGTCCAGAGCACCTTCATGGAGTTTACGCCTCGTACTGCAGCCGAGACTTTGGGGATGCGTAAGTCGATTTTCCGCAGCGAACAAGAGCGTGCCTTTCTGAAGGCGCTGTCGTTGCGCTTTCCGGCACTCCTGGCTCTTCCAAATTATCCTCTCGATCAGGTCGCTGAGCTTTCGAGTCTGCGCAAGCCGCTTGGAGAAAAGGTGTGGTCGTACGGTAAGCATTGCCGTATCGACGCCCTTCTTGTTTTGCCGGATGAGGGCAGCCCAGTCGCAGCGTTCGAGTTGGACAGCAGCTACCACGATCAACCCAAGATTCGCCTACGCGACGAGATGAAGGACGCGATATTCCGCCTGCTCGGGATGCCATTCTTCCGGCTTCGCATCCAGTCGCCACATTCGGCTACGAGCGACGAGTGGTACGCCATCCTGACGGACGAAGTCGTGCCGCGACTGGATCTTGGTCAACGCCTGTTTTGCAGGGCCACCTCATTCGGATAG
- a CDS encoding helix-turn-helix domain-containing protein: protein MDAIDISYRLKRLGKTQSQIARELGVRQGVVSNVIHNRATAHGVASYIADLLEMRVEDLWPERYRFKPRVPARRALIPETNSDGEVP from the coding sequence ATGGATGCCATCGATATCTCTTACCGCCTAAAACGTCTCGGGAAGACCCAGAGCCAGATAGCGCGCGAGCTCGGAGTTCGTCAGGGGGTCGTCAGTAATGTCATCCATAACCGTGCTACGGCCCACGGCGTAGCGAGCTATATCGCCGATCTGCTCGAGATGCGAGTAGAGGACCTCTGGCCGGAGCGCTACCGTTTCAAGCCACGCGTGCCGGCACGGCGAGCGCTGATCCCCGAGACTAACTCTGATGGGGAGGTGCCCTGA
- a CDS encoding helix-turn-helix domain-containing protein gives MAAPTSDGLDGLGARLSLAILHLAISQSEFARQVGASPGFISDVVRGVKRPGAEFLFGIKQTFGISTDWLLSGDGTMLGGLVSIWTCCAPSAFRLRWPVPRWWMTTRQPRLCCY, from the coding sequence ATGGCTGCACCTACTTCCGATGGCCTTGATGGTCTCGGCGCGCGTCTGTCGCTCGCCATTCTTCATCTCGCGATCAGTCAGTCCGAGTTTGCTCGCCAGGTGGGTGCGTCGCCGGGCTTCATAAGCGACGTCGTGCGTGGTGTGAAGAGACCCGGAGCAGAATTCCTCTTCGGCATCAAGCAGACGTTCGGGATCAGCACCGACTGGTTGTTATCGGGGGACGGGACGATGCTCGGGGGGCTGGTATCAATCTGGACCTGCTGCGCGCCATCCGCCTTCAGGTTGCGGTGGCCCGTGCCGCGGTGGTGGATGACAACCCGACAGCCAAGGCTTTGCTGCTATTGA
- a CDS encoding BrxE family protein, with product MSTASHNIDFDRLLRLRLVVARYGEMDAARWWNTGDSARRTALLGRAGSVLMSRGFPRTHRFAQARLVFEVARARCAEVFDPPGCVTLWNLPPAIEDQFDARWARWLEDRADWADFFASIESAPNELLETIQALGLASENELEAVSKLRRSAEGRAVPLPGVHVVTDALITQLAAGFSRGEPGKLAVPYARMDD from the coding sequence GTGAGTACGGCCAGCCACAACATCGACTTCGATCGCCTGCTTCGGCTGCGACTCGTCGTCGCGCGCTATGGCGAAATGGATGCAGCGCGTTGGTGGAACACGGGCGACTCCGCACGGCGCACCGCTCTGCTTGGGCGCGCAGGTTCCGTCCTGATGAGCCGCGGTTTCCCGCGAACGCATCGCTTTGCTCAGGCCCGGCTTGTCTTTGAAGTTGCGCGAGCGCGCTGTGCAGAGGTCTTTGACCCTCCGGGGTGCGTCACGCTCTGGAATCTACCGCCGGCGATCGAGGATCAGTTCGATGCTCGTTGGGCCCGATGGCTGGAGGACCGGGCGGACTGGGCGGACTTCTTCGCGTCCATCGAATCTGCACCGAACGAGCTGCTAGAGACCATCCAGGCGCTTGGTCTGGCAAGTGAGAACGAGCTTGAAGCTGTCTCGAAGTTGCGCAGGTCTGCCGAGGGGCGAGCGGTGCCATTGCCCGGCGTTCATGTGGTGACCGATGCTCTGATTACCCAGCTTGCAGCCGGCTTCTCTCGCGGAGAACCGGGCAAACTGGCTGTGCCTTACGCACGGATGGATGACTGA
- a CDS encoding helix-turn-helix domain-containing protein translates to MQEQEPWVSVDEVARHLGIAKDTVYRWIESKSLPAHRVGRLWKFKISQVDAWIEAGGAAEPDDKEIE, encoded by the coding sequence ATGCAAGAACAAGAGCCCTGGGTCTCTGTGGATGAAGTTGCTAGGCATCTCGGGATCGCCAAGGACACGGTCTATCGCTGGATCGAGTCGAAGTCCCTCCCTGCGCATCGCGTGGGTCGCCTGTGGAAGTTCAAGATCTCGCAGGTCGATGCCTGGATTGAGGCAGGCGGAGCGGCAGAGCCTGACGACAAGGAGATCGAGTGA